The Grus americana isolate bGruAme1 chromosome 29, bGruAme1.mat, whole genome shotgun sequence genome contains the following window.
TTTGAAAAACGTGTAACTTCTAAGTGTGAATTTGAGGTGCCTTTAGGAGGATTGGTTtgaggggcagagctgggcagcacgCTTGAAGTCAGGCTCCGCGAGGGTCCACGCCAGGCACTGGTGACAAGGGAAGCTATGGGGCTGCGTTttattgagggggaaaaaagaaaaataaaagtcttccATTCCCTGTATTCATTCACACCAAAGCTCCTTTATTTGCTCTGCTAGTGGGAGGCATTGAGCCAGGCACCGATACAATTCACTCTCCCTCTCCGGTGTTTTGGGGGCCGCCAGCAGTGGGAAGGTCGGGGAGGGAGGTTGTGAAAAGGCAAATCCAGTTTTCGGTCCCTAGCAGGAGAATAAGCCGTGGACGACTTCTTCCCGTGGGGCGAGACGTGCCCTGCGTCCCAACGCCGCTGCTTGCGGTGGCACAAAAGGGACCTGTCGTCgctggctctgtcccctccaAAGGGGCTGGAAACGCCTCTTCCAGCTTGAGGGGGTTGTGCCAAGACGCTGCCCAGCATTAGCGGCCTTGGCGGGGGCTGTGGATGTGCCACCTGCCCCCGTAGCAAACTCCCTGTGCCTCTGCTTTCTGTCGGCGTAGGCAGCATGTTGCTGTAAGGGGCGCCCCGTCGGCGCGGGTCTGGAATTGAAGCAGGACAAAGCGGTTTAACGCTGATCAAGAGCTGGGACTCCTGGTCCTGCTCACTGTGGGGGGGCGAGTCCTTGGAAAGCCGCAGGAGCCTCCCCGTCTCCAGCCCTGTTCACCAGCCgttcccttccctctctgcccctctgctccctgcttctCCCTGCACAGAGATGCGATCTCCCTGCCCCGAATGGGTCCCCACCCGGGGTGTACTGTGCGTCACGCAGGTTATTTTGGAGGGGCCTTTCAGCACCAGGGCCTGCATCCCTGCAACGGGCACAGCGGGGCCCTTTGCGGGTGGGCACGAGATCCCCAAAATcctcctgctgccctcctggcagtgctgcctggaGAAATGCAGCTTCCCCTTGGCTTCCCCGGTGCGCCGGAGCCCCGTGTGCTGATCGGCCCCGCGCCTGCGGCTCTTTGTACAGAGCGCGATGGGGTTGAGCTCCTTGTCCTGGggcgctgcgctgtgcccagCACCCGTGGCTGAGCCAGGAACACGAGCCCTCGGGGGTAAATAAATCCCCAAAGATGGGGGCTTTGAAAGCATCGCTCCCGCTCACAGTTCAACCCTCCGCCTCCTGAACGGTGGCCGCATCCAACTGCCAACAGCCAGCGCTGGCATTCGCTCCCGTGGGCAGCTCGAGCCAGCTCCAGCCCGCCTCGTGCCGGCAGGGTGCAGTCAGGGCGATTGGGGCTGTTTGCCCAaacttgcttttgctttctccacCTCTCTCTGTCTCCCGGGTCTCGATCTGCAGTGCGACCCCGTGGTGTCACCTGGTGGGTGTTTGCGGTGGGTCCCGGTGTGGACGGGGCGCTCGGCTCCATCGCCAGCCCTGCCGAAGCGCTCGTTGGCATTTCAAGTCTGATGCTCGGAGCCGCTTCCCGACAGTCCCTCCACCGACGGAGGTGCACGTGCTTCTCCGGCAGCACGTTGGGGGCACGACCCCCCCCATGTACGGTGAGAGCTTTTGCATCcagggggggatttgggggggatTTCAGCCAAAGCAGGCAGCGAGGCCGTGGCAGGGCAGGCGGCGTGTCCAGCACAAAGCTCCCTTTGAGCCCCCGCAGAGGCCCCCACTGCCCCTTCCACCAATGagcgggtgctgctggggagggaccCTCTGGCCGCTTTCCACTGCCACAGCCCAGGAATGCGGCCGGGGAGAAGGGCGACGAGCAGCAGTGGTGGGACCgagacaccccccccgccgcccgccctgGCCCGCAGTGGCGAGGAGGGGGCTGCGTGAGGTGACTGGAGGAGGGGACACCGGGCGCAGCATCACCCACCATCCCGCCAGGGCTCCTCGCCAGCTCCGTGCTCCTGCTCCACACAGGGTGCCGGGCGGTGTCCCTGGACgcttttgggttgtttggggtttttttcctttttctccccccgcccccttctAAACCACTGGGTGAGTtttgggctggggggggggtggtgggtgggGACACTCAGGACTCACCTCatgctgctgggctgctttccctgtgccgtgcctcagtttccccactggGGAAACCCTTCCCCAACCGCTGAGGTCGGTGTCCTGCTTCACCCTGGCCCCTGCGTTAACACAACCTCTCTGGCTGAGCCAGGACTCGGGGGGGCCTGCAGGGCGTCCAGGgggcttttcccccccccccgtgatgGCATGGTCCTAAGCCAGGGACATCCCCAGAGTGGGTAAATGGGGTCAGGCGCCTCCACGGGGAGGGGGAGTGCGGTGGGCCAGGGGATGAAGGCAGGATCTGGCTCTTTGCTGCAGCCCCCACCTCCCGACTGCTGCTAGCCCCCACCCACGGTCCCATCGTGCTCACCCTGGCCTGACCCTGCTTAGACACatcccccctcctgccccccccaccccgctgtggCTCTCTGGAGGAGTCAAGCGGAGAGCGGGCTTTGCCGATTGCATCCCTGGGAAAAGCCGCTGACCTAAGCTGAGAGCCAACCTGGGGGCGGCTGTCCCggctcctgcagccccatccCCCGGTGGGCTCTGTCCCATCTCCGCAGGACATGGGCTGTGGCCCGGTGCCCCAACACCGCTAGTCCTGAGTGCCTCAGCCCCGCCATGCTGACGATAAAGCTACCACAGATCTTCAGGGTCCATCAGGTGCCTCAGGTACGTGTGGCTGGGTGATGGTGGGGCTCTGCCCACAGGTTTCTCTCCCCATTTCCCTCATCCAAGGTGGGACAATGACCTGGGCTCCCCACCCGACCTTGCTCCAGCTGGCAAGACACTCCCAGCCcaccctgcctcagtttccccacccaCCACGAGGCCAGAGCAGCTCTCTGGGGCTGCCCCACTCACCCTGGGGTGTCCCTTGACCTGTCCTGCTGTCCCCACAGATCTTCTGGGAAGATGGGATCATGTCAGGGTACCGGCACCCCAAGAGCTCAGCCCTTGACTGCGtcctcagctccttccagcTGACTAACGAGACAGTCAACATCTGGACACACTTCCTACCAACCTGGTGGGGACGGGGCCAGGGACGGAGATGAGGATGTGTATGGGAATGGCAATGGGCATGGGGGTACAGGGTAGAGACAAGaatggggacagggacaaggGTGGGAATGATGAAAGGATGGAggtgggaatggggatggggacaggtgTGGAGATGGGGACAGAGATGGGGACAAgcatggggatttgggggggggggggcagggatgaaaggatgggatggggacaaggATGGGGATACGGACAGATAGGGATGGGGataggagcagggctggagctcaCCCCAACACATGGGCTGCCCGCAGGTATTTTGTGTGGCGCTTCCTGGCGCTCTCATCCTCGCTGGACTTCTGCCAGGAGCCCTACCACTGGCCCCTGCTCATCTACCTGCTGCTCGTCTGCCTCTACCCCTTCGCCTCCAGCTGCGCCCACACCTTCAGCTCCATGTCGGTGCGCGCCCGCCATATCTGCTACTTCTGCGACTACGGCGTGCTCAGCCTCTACAGCCTGGGTGAGCCACTGCGGAGAGGGAcggggatggggcagggacagCAACCGCGAGTCACCGGCCCCATGATGCTGCATTTCTCTTGCAGGCTGTGCGTTTGCCTATGGCGCCTACGCAATGCCAGACCACTGGGTCAGCAGCGTTTTGCACCGTTACTTTGTCCCCGCAGCTGCTTTTAACTCCTTTGTCTGCACCGGCCTCTCCTGCTACTCCCGGTATGTTTTTGGGTAAAAGTGCCAGCATTGCAACTGGATGGAAAgggggggctggaggtttcCTCCTTCTCAGCTTTGGGGTCCTGCAGAGTGTCCCTGGGGGAGACAAGCAGTGGGTCTGGCCCAAAGCCAGGGTCCTCGCTGTGGGGGCTGACAGGGGTCCGTGCTCCCTCCCCGCCCTACGCAGCTTCCCTGAGCTGGAGCGTCCCCGGCTGAGCAAGGTGCTGCGGTTGGCAGCGTTCACGTACCCCTTCCTCTACGACAACATCCCGCTCTTCTACCGGGTGAGTCGGGGTGTcccggggcaggggtggggtgcCACCACCACGGGGGCCCCAGGGTGCTTCCAGGGGTGGTCCCCCTCAtccatcccccccacccccccacccccccttgtCCCATTCCCCCTCACCATTGCTCACCCACctccccacagctcctcctctgcttctggAGTAACGGTGCCTGGAGTGAGGCCGTGGCCGGGTACTGCTACCACCTCCTCTTCGCGCTGCTCACCGGCTTCCTCTTCGTGTCCCACCTGCCTGAGCGCCTGGCACCTGGCCGCTTTGACTACATTGGTAAGCAGCCCCCAGTCGCTCCCAGTGCCGCGGCTCCagttcctccccccccccccccagcaaccccttgcagcaggagctgggcaaggagcccagcacccaggggtgaCGTTGGCCTCTCACCCCCTCGGCAGGACACAGCCACCAGCTCTTCCACATCTGCGCGGTGCTGGGCACCCACTTCCAGCTGGAGGCCATCCTCTGTGACGTGGGCTCACGCCGGGCTTGGCTGCGGGGCCGCCTGCCCACCCCCGGGCTCCCTGGCACCTTTGGCACTGCTGGACTGGCCCTTCTGGGCAACGCCGCCATCATCGGCGCCTTCACTGCTGCCTTGCCCCGGGCACCTGGCAGCTCTGTCGGCCCCCCCAAGTGTCCCCACCCAGGCTGGGCACTGGAGGGACCTGTGACGCTGCAGGGTTGCAGGGTCTGTGGGACCCCAGGtgtcccagcacccccagcGCTCCCCTCTCCAAGTGTGGGGAGACAACGATGAGGGGCTCAGACACCTGGGTGCTGCTCTTGGGCGTCTTGGGGTGTCATGAgatgtgtcctcctcctgccctggtccctctgcagccagccAAGCTCTGCCCCCCCGcaatgcctcagtttccccaccttTTAAATCTGGCTAATTGTACTCATCACTGCAGGAGGGGCCCTGTAGTGCACTTACGCTGCACCTAACCcatgcagcagccctgcacagAGGCACCCAGCTTCAGCCCCAGGGCATGGGACCCCCCAAATCCATGGCCCACCACACTGATCCCTTTCCCAGCAGGTTCAGCGCGGTAACCTTGGGGacgtgtgtgtgtctgtgtgtagcCAGGACTGTGACAGCCCTACAAGGGTTGCACAGTGCACGGCCCCGCTGCAGCATGGTGCACGGTCTCACTGCCAGCGCCGAGTGTCAGGCACCGGGTGCCACcgagggctgcagggctggaggcagagcGGAGGGATTTGGGCTCGAGGGGAGGGTGCAGGGGGCTGGCAAAGGCCGTGGttggtgggagcaggggccaGTGCCTGGCATGGAGTTGGCCCCAGAGCCCTGGCTGAGCCAGGCAGCACGGGCCAGGGGTCCTGTGCCGTGGGACCCCGGGAGCTGTGGCCAGGACTGCACAGGAGATGAATTTGGGGCAGAGGCGAGCTGTTACCCAGGTGGTTCAGGGAGGATAGGAGAGacagagcccagcagccccccagcacgAGGCGGGGGTGCGTGCACGTGTGCGTGCTGGTGTGCAGGAAGGGATGGGATGCCACGGCTGTGGCCAGGCAGAGCACCACGCATGGGACTAGGGTCCcaatccccccctccccgtctcCCCCCGAACCCCGGCCTTAATGAAATGGTGTTCTGCTAAGGAAaccctgctgctggggggcaCATGGAGCGGCCCCGCTGCCACCTTATGACCCAACACTCGGGACAAGCAGCTTTAAATTAAACTGGAATAACGGTGGTGCAAGCGCTGGGCTCATCGTTGTCAGGGACCGGCACCGGATGGTGACGGATGCTGCGCTGCCATGGAGCCTTTGGGCCTTGGGAGAGGGATGAAGAGGCCTGGGGTGCTCAGCCCCGTGGGGGTGTCATGGGGGGTCCTTCTGCTACGGTCTCACACCCATCCCACACCCTCGGACTAGGAAGGAGCTGGCGATACGAtttgtgcatttatttctttccacGGTTAACAGAAAGGGGTGTAAAaggagggctgctgggggcggggggggcgtgCTCTGAGCTCAGATCCGGCACCTGCAGCGCGGCAGCACagccggggggcggggggggctagACAGGGCCATAGAAGCGCCGGTACGCCTCCTGGAAGCCGATGTGGTCGGCCAGCTCGTCGCAGCTGGGGTTGAGCTCGCACACCTCGCGCTTGGCCTCCAGCGGGTCCCGCACGACACCATAGACACTGCTGGGGACAGACGAGGAACGCAGGGGACGTTGGAGGGTCCCCGTCGGGGCTGGAGGCTCCTGGGGAAGGGCCCAGCCAGCGGGTCCCCTCCCGAAAACAGGGTTTCATGGTATGTGCTGGGTGGGGAACGCGTGCCCCCCTCGGTGCCACCCAGGGGGATGTGGTCCCTGGCACGATGGGGTCAAGCACTACCTGTCATAGATGTAATTCCTCTTGTGCCTCCGCACCACCTCGGCACTGGCGCGTTTGGAGACGAAGGCTGCGGGGACATTAGCGGGGGTGAGGGAGAGCCGGGTGCCCCcgtccccaggacagcagggccgAATCCGGCCGCAGACACTCACCTTCGGAGCTGGGCGAGTCGTCCGCGCTGATGGAGCGGTCGGCAGCTGAGGGACGGCCCGGAGTGGTCAGAGGGCTCGGGCAGGCCCCGTGCAGGCTGCGCCCtcaccctgctcctccttctgggggtcccatcccacccacccccctgACTCCTCACCCAGACCCCCCCAACCTGGCCAGGGGTGTCCTGGGccctgtccccctgcaccccGAGGCTCAGCAAATCTCCCTCTGAGCCTTTTCGCTCCCTCCAGCTCACAGCAGAGCCCTTCCTGGGGCACGGttcccccccgcgccccccggaCACCCCGTACCTCTGCGGCAGAGGCCAAGGGTGAGGAGAGCCAGGAGGGTCAGCAGGATGAGGTGCTTCATCGTGCCTCTCTGCGCGGGCACCGTGCTTGGTGCAGCTCCTGGTCCCCGGGCGGATTTATAGGGTGCTGCGACCGCCGTCAAGGAGGGGCCCTGCGGCCCCGCCAGGGTTATTTCCGGCACATCCGCTGGGGCTGGGAGCcgccagcacaggcagcaatTGTGGTTTGGGGTGAACTTGGTTCCCCTGTGACCAGCCAGAGCCCACAGGGGGAAAACGTGGTCCTGAGCCAGTGGAGATTTGCTGCTGGGCCCAGCCCTGCCGGCCTGGCAGCACCCAGTCCCCCAGCACCTAACTGggatcacagaatcccagactggtcggggttgaaagggacctctggagatccaACCCCCgtgctagagcaggatcacccagagcaggttgcacaggatcacatccaggagggtttggaatctctccagagaaggagactccacaacctctctgggcagcctgtcccagtgctcggtcaccctcagagggaagaagtttttcctcgtgttcagatggaacttcccatgttccagtctgtgcccattgccccctgtcctgtcactgggcaccactgagaagagtctggccccatcaCAtggacacccaccctttagataaTTAgcagcattgatcagatcccctctcagccttctcttctccagactaaccagccccagctctctcagcctttcctcataccagagatgctccagtgccCTCATCATCCTCAGAGCCCTCGGCTGGACTcttccccagtagttccctgtctgtcttgaactggagagcccagaactggacacagaactccagctgtggcctcaccagggcagagtagaggagaacctccctccacctgctggccacgctcttctcagtgcgccccaggacaccattggctttcttggccacacaggcacactgctggtcatggagagcttggtgtgcagcaggactcccaggtccttctccgcagcgctgcttcccagcaggtcaacccctcaCCTGTACTGGTTAGGAGTTTCCTGCCAAAACTGGtaggagggtgtccctgcccgcagcaggggggttggaactagatgatctttgaggtcccttccaacccaaaccattctatgattctatgaaacccGTGGGGTTCTCCTCTCCACGCAGGGCCAATGGACGCTTGTTGGCCAATTTTTGCCTTGGGGACTGGCACGTGCTCCTTCCATGGCATCGCTGTCACAGCCCCTTGCCGGGACTGACTGCCACGACCCAGGGGGTGAGGGCGAGCAGGTGCCCCTTCCCTTGgtctccccagctctcccatGCCACATCCCACGGGCAGATGCTGCCTGTCCGGGCTGGGGCCCCAGGCAGTGCCTGTTCCCAGAAACAGGACCTCAGAACGAGGTCCAGAACCTcttaaaaccccaaaacaggGCTTTGCAAGAACAAAGTGTGCTGCTGGCGTGGTTCAGGCACTGAGCAGAGGTGAAGgggagcagctggagaaggagaacCTCTTGTTCCTCCATCCTTTTACTTCCTACTCTCTGCAAGACCCCAGCCGTGCTCAGAGTGCTCACCCACCTCCAGAGTTTGCTCCTAGTTAACTCCAGGAGGGCGCCAAGCAGCGGGAGCTCCCAGGGCCGCCTGGGGTGACATTCTTCTTTGGGATCCTGACCACTCTCCAGACTTTCAGATCCTATAAATCCAACCCTGTCTTGAAAAGCGGAACCGGAGGCTTTGGGgcggaggaggagagaaatgctGAAGCCAGAGCCTTTGTCAAACAAACCCATAAAATATAGAGTATGCAGGCCAAGCGCACACAGCAGGAGCCAAGACCGGGGGAACAACAGCTCCAATTTACTTAGATTATAATGCAGCGAGGGAAGTCTTGTTTACgacagaaggaaaatatgcCTAAGTCAGTCAATCGCAGGCTCTGGCTGCCTTTAATTGAAAACAGAGGCTTGCTCTGGGTGGAAATGGCCACCATTGTTCTCAGAATTAGTATTTCCCCACCGCACGGGGCACGGCCGCTCCTTGGGACGGCATGCACAACAGGTGAGGATGACCATAGGCCCTCGGCAGGTCTGGTGTCTGTCAGAAACGGACTCACAATCGGTCCTCGTCAGGCTCGCTAAGACTCTCCTCCTCATCTGCCCAGCCCAGAGGAAGGACCTTTCCTTCATTTTGAAGATACACCTCACTTGTGGGCTTTGCTAACACCTCGGCAGGCAGACTCCAGCGAGTCTTGCTTCCCTGGCCGGCAAACTTCTGATGAGATGGTAGAGAACACCACCGGATGGGTAAAACCAAACCCAGTTTGGTTCCAGGAGTCAACACGGAGGTTTCACAGGAAAACATTAAATCCCTTTGCCACGAGCCCACAAAGCCAAGGCAGGGCCATCCTAACCTCCGCTCGTCTCCACACACACGGACAGCACATCCCCAGAATAAACGGCAATGAGGAATTTGATGTGATAAAGCAGCTGCTGACATGTCTGTTCTGATGGGACATGGGTGGACAATTGTTTAAAGACAGGGATACTGAAAATGGACACTGCAAAAATGTGGCGAAAGAGTCCGAGGTGGCTATTTACACTCCAGCCGTACAAAAAGCCACGGTACTGTGTGCTACAGCTCCCTGGCTCCTCGTTCCTGTGCACAGCATCAAGCACCATTTTTTCTCTAATACACATCTGAAATACCTTCAAGGCCACAAATTTAGCTTTAGTAAGCCCAAATCACACCCATCACTGTGCTAAAGAAGTGTGCAACCGTACAGACATGCTCTGGCTATCGGATCTGTAGGATTCTCCTCCCTGTTGAGCTGAGCAGGGAATAGGAAATCGTCACCTGTTTCCAAAGATCCTGATGTGTTCTTGTTTATTTCTTCACAAACTTTGATCGAATTGTGCAAGTCTAGGAGCTTTTCAGTCCCACTGCAAGTTTCTTCTGGCCTGACAAGATGAACGTGAGTTTGCGTGCTTTGTATATGCCACGCGCAGAGTCCCGCTTCCCACCACGTTGTCAGCGCTTCTGAGACGAGGATAAACTCCCCCAGCGAAAGATGCAGATTCTCCTGGTGTTCTCACTGGGGCTCCTTGAATGTCATGATGAGTTCTTGTTGCTCTTTACTAATTGCCTGAAAGGAAAACCACCACCACTGAACTCAGCAAAGTGCTCTTCTCCACAGATGCCAGCGTTCAGGACACAAAGCAGGCTGATATAAAACAGAGCATCACATACGCTGCCGTCCCCAGCACGTACGGAATACAACCCACAAATCTCACATGCTCCCCCACAGAAACATCCCACCCAGTGCACAGGGAAAAACATCCAAGACCTCCAGTGAAAATGCCCATTTTCAGCAGTACTTGGCTCCTGGAGAGGCCTTTGATAAGTGGAGGGTTTAAATACAGTGCAGCCATTCACTAGTCAAACCACAGAATAGTGTTTCTTTCAGGCTGGTGCTGCAAAGAGAAGGGGGTTTtatttggttggggtttttttatttttacctgccAGGCATGTTTGCGAGCTTGTATCAGCTGCTGCAGTTCTGCAATCCTATTCCTCCCCGTAAGCACAGACTCTGCTACCTTCctgttctcttcctccttctcctttagCACTTTCCGCAAGTACGACCTGTGCTTAAGGAGGTACGGCACCATAGCGCTGCGAACGTCCTCTTCTGGGATCCCACTGGGACGCCTGGGAACAAACCGGGTTGTGAAGCAACCAGAAAGCAACAATCTTGCACAGCAATTAGTCTCGCACACCTCAATTGAAAACGAGCTGCTGCCGTAACGTATCAACTCACTGACTCCAGCAATTTACCTCTGGTGCTGCCCAAGCCTGGATGCATGTCTACCAGGCACCCCACTACGCAGCCCCCTAACGCTATATGTGAGGGAACGGGATGATTCCTTCCCAAAGCTCTGCCATTAGTTGAGGCCGGGAGGCAGGCAGGATGGAATTAACCTCCCCAAACACCGAAACAAGAAATTGTGATGATGGTTTTGATTAAAGACCCAGCGAACAAAAGGCAGTGCGTACAACTTGCAGTGCGTGCTGAGTCCCCGAGCAAGGCAACCCAACAAGAAGTGTTGATGGGAGCTCTGCTGAGAACAGCAGCTGTGGCTAAAACACGCCATCAGCTTTTTGAATTATTCAGAATTGAGTTTACCTCCCCTCTGGTCTCAGCGGCACTAACCTCCTCCATGCACTGAGGAAACATAGATACATGACCTAGAGAAACATAGATAAAACTTATTTTGGAATGTTTTAGCCGCAGTGATGTTGCTGTTAAGATAAATGAGGTTTAAAAAACTCCCTGGCAGCACAAGACCTATAGGACACATCAACACGACCAAAAAACTTTGCACAGGAACTGCCTTTCGCCCTTGAAGCAACATGCCTCCACACATACGTGCTCCCCAGGCTGCATCCCACAAGACTTTCCGTACCACGCAGGCTCTTCCTGGTTCTTTGCCTCCTCCACCATCTTATCCAGTGAATTAAAGAGCACCTCCAGATTCCCTTCATCCTTTACCTCCTGGATCTCCTCCTGTAAAGGAAGGACACCACAGGGATTCAGCAAGACCCAAACTGAGCTGACATCGGCATCATTCTGCTTGTGAGCCCTCGCTTTTCCCTCAAGGAAGGCTGCATCCTGGGAATCACCAGGtattgagtcaccatccctagaggtatttaaaagatgcgtagaCGTGATGCTTCGGGACACGGTTTAGCGGTGGGGTTGGCGGCGTTAGGTTTATGGTTagactcaatgatcttaagggtcttttccaacctaaatgattctatgattctacagcTCTTTCTGGGGAAGACAAAGAGGTCTGGAAGAATCTCTGGGGAGCAGTCTTCACTTTCTGTTTTTGCCATTcaagaaatgtatttgctaCCCTTAACACCAACGTGTTCAGCGCTTTTACACCGAGGGCTTGAAGCACATCCCCGAGCCCCTGCCCCTCAGGGCCTGCTTCCCCTTTCACCTTGATGGACGCCTGCAGCTGGGATATAAACTGATCGTAAATGCTCCTGGTCATCTCGGGCTGTAGTTTGTAGAAGCAGCGGTAGCAGTTTGCAAACCTCTGGTAGCTGCAAAACCGGAGGAGCAGGGTGTCACGGCCGGGGCCTCCTCACGGCGGGGCTCGGCCAGGCCCCGGCTCTCACACAGCGGCCCGCCCTGGAGACACCCCgctctcctcctcacctcccGGCTGCTACCAGCTTCTCCAGGAAAGTGTCCACCACGGTGGCGAAGACCTGGGCGCGGCCCGGCGCGGCCGGTACGGGTGAGCCGCCATCGCCGCCCGCCGCAGCCTCCTCAGAGCCGCTTCCCGCCGCCGCCATGTCCAACCGCCCaacggccccgccgccgcctcccatTGGCCGCCCCCACCGCGCGGCGCCGCTCCCATTGGTGGTTGCGCGGGGCCCGCCCCTGCTGACTGCGCATGCGGGGAGgagcccgccccgccgctctcCACAGAGACGCGCCAGGACGTTGGAACGTTAAGGACAACGGTCTGcgaatgaaaataaaataaaatcccaggGGCTGAAATGCGTCATCCGCCACGTCACGAAACAGCAAGCTAGTCCCTGAAGCAGAGCGATAAGTACAATAAACGGCCCCTCTCTTGAGATCCCCGTGGAACCCCCCACCTGAGTCCACTCGCAGGCCCACTAATCCTCTCTgtcatttaatgaaataaaacgCTCGAGCCTGAAGAATTCAAAGGGGAAGAATATTCCAAGTTGAGCACAGAACGAGAGGGAAAAGCAACAGCTCTCGTACATTCGTTTCCCCTTGTCACGATACCGTTTGTAAGAGGGAACCAGAAGTAACCACAGTTTGTAAAGGAGGATCTGGGCTCGCAACTAATCCTGTTTCAGGTACTACATGTGCTTTAGCCTGTTCTTTTCTGGCTTTTTCAGCTTTGTGCACAGTCACTGTCATTGTTTTTTCAGGCAGTCTGCACTGGTCAGGTCCCTCCTAGCGTTACTCAGCAGGCAAAGCgttaaaaccaagaaaacatcTTTGTGAAGTGACAGAAACCGGCAGATTCCCTCAGG
Protein-coding sequences here:
- the PAQR6 gene encoding membrane progestin receptor delta codes for the protein MLTIKLPQIFRVHQVPQIFWEDGIMSGYRHPKSSALDCVLSSFQLTNETVNIWTHFLPTWYFVWRFLALSSSLDFCQEPYHWPLLIYLLLVCLYPFASSCAHTFSSMSVRARHICYFCDYGVLSLYSLGCAFAYGAYAMPDHWVSSVLHRYFVPAAAFNSFVCTGLSCYSRFPELERPRLSKVLRLAAFTYPFLYDNIPLFYRLLLCFWSNGAWSEAVAGYCYHLLFALLTGFLFVSHLPERLAPGRFDYIGHSHQLFHICAVLGTHFQLEAILCDVGSRRAWLRGRLPTPGLPGTFGTAGLALLGNAAIIGAFTAALPRAPGSSVGPPKCPHPGWALEGPVTLQGCRVCGTPGVPAPPALPSPSVGRQR
- the BGLAP gene encoding osteocalcin isoform X1: MKHLILLTLLALLTLGLCRRAADRSISADDSPSSEAFVSKRASAEVVRRHKRNYIYDSVYGVVRDPLEAKREVCELNPSCDELADHIGFQEAYRRFYGPV
- the BGLAP gene encoding osteocalcin isoform X2, which translates into the protein MKHLILLTLLALLTLGLCRRAADRSISADDSPSSEAFVSKRASAEVVRRHKRNYIYDSSVYGVVRDPLEAKREVCELNPSCDELADHIGFQEAYRRFYGPV
- the PMF1 gene encoding polyamine-modulated factor 1 — protein: MGGGGGAVGRLDMAAAGSGSEEAAAGGDGGSPVPAAPGRAQVFATVVDTFLEKLVAAGSYQRFANCYRCFYKLQPEMTRSIYDQFISQLQASIKEEIQEVKDEGNLEVLFNSLDKMVEEAKNQEEPAWRPSGIPEEDVRSAMVPYLLKHRSYLRKVLKEKEEENRKVAESVLTGRNRIAELQQLIQARKHAWQAISKEQQELIMTFKEPQ